The sequence below is a genomic window from Candidatus Dependentiae bacterium.
GATCATTATAAATGATGCATATGGATTTTCATATGATGATGCAGTGCAATTGGTTCTTGATATTGCCAATCGTTATCAACCGGGTTCAGAAAGTCAAAAACAAGTTTTTAAGTTGTTAACTCAATATAAAGATTTACTTAAAAAAAGTAGCCCATTGTTTATTGCAGTCGAAAATGGTTATAAGCAAACAATTTTGCCGTTAATTGAATGGTCAATGAAGATGGCTCCGCAACATCCGGAAGTGAAAGAAGATCTGCAAGAATTGAAATATAGAGCATTGGTGCGTGCGGTAGATGAAGAGAACGTCAAGGCTTTGCATGGGATCTACAATTTTTCTCAAGGAATCTCAAAAGAACACGCAACCGACTTGGTGTGGCATATTGCAAAGAACGGCAAAAGCGCTTCATTGTTGCCGGAATTAAAAAAAATGGGAGCTGATATAGATCAATCGCGTGGACGAATGACGCCGGTTATTCAAGCTGTTGTCAATAAATATATAGATGTAGTTGAACAGTTAATTAAACTGAATGTTGATCTTAATAAAATTGCTGATTTAGAGACTGGATCAGCATTGCAACAAGCAATAGCAAGTCGCGATGTGCCGATGGAAAATCTTTTGCGTAGATCAGGAGCGCATGAATAGTTACTTTACATTGATTGAATTTTTATATGCGAGTTGTTTTAAATATAATGGAAGTGCGAGTTCTATAATTTTGTTTTCTTGCCAATTTTGCCATCCGGACTGTACTAATTGATCAATTAACGGATACGGAGATCTGTCAGTTATAGTTGCTTTGTTGCCCAATATTTGCTTGATGTTTTTGGCATATAGTTCGGTGCCGTTTCCAATGAATGTTATCCGGTCTTGCGCAGGCAGTTCTTTTATGTTGTTGAGAAATGTATCAATATTTTCATACCCGGATTTGATTGTTTCACCATATGGTGCAATGGCGTAAAAAATATCAAAATTAAATGCATTCAAGAGGACGACAGTTGTTGTTTTTTCTTCGTTTGGTAGATGCTTGCCCACAAATGTGTGGAGAGCATCAATGCCAACTAATGGAATATGAGTTGCTGTATGTAAGCCATTAACTGTTGCAATGGCAATTCGCAAACCGGTGTAAGGTGCCGGCCCCAAATTAACGCCAATAAACATCATATCTTTAAGTTGGCTGTTATTGTTTTTGAGTAATGTATCGATTGTCAAAAGGAGCTGTTGGTTGCTATTTTTTTTGTCGACAGATTGCTGTGCAATGATGGTGTCTTCATTGCACAAAGCAACATGAATTTGTTGATAATCACTTGCGATGCATAACCATAAGTTCATAAAATATCCGGATGTTTATTAATTTTTATTTTTGCATTTCTGTTGTTGATAAAAAATGCTAAATGTATCAAATTCAATTGTTTTGTCTTTTCTAAGGATTATTTTACCACAATTTAAACATTTCCAACCATCAAAATTTAAAAAGTGGTCAAAAAAGGATTGCAAGACCATTAGGCCGTCGCATTTTTTACACTTCATTGGACTCCGCTCCTTTTTGAGGTGTTTCTGCAATACGGCTTTGAATTGCTTCATGTTCAAGGCTTTCTTACAGTTTTCGCTTACATTACTCTCTCTTTGTTTCCTTAATACTGAATCTAGTTCAGAAATCCTTACTTTGTCAACGATTGGCCAAAAAGGGCTCCTGTTAAGGAGTTTTGTTAAAATTTCTTTGTTGAATGTTGTATGCGGAGTCTTTAATTTACTTATTGTTGTGATGCAAACATTAAATAACTAGTTAAAATTACAGCGGCTGCAATTGAATGGGATGCGATTTTATCCTCTTTATTCTTTGTTTTTTTTATGCTTGCAGCTTGTTTACTGCTCAAGCGCTCATCCCATAGGACCCATTTGATTTCAGGGAACTGTTCTTGTAGTTTTTCTTTTTGAGCGACAATTTTTTTGGTTTGATCACTTTCTGTGCCACGCATAGTTTTTGGGTAACCTACAACTATCGTATCAATTGGTTCATTTTCGATTAAATTTTGTAAAAAATCTACTAAATGTGGTGGTTTTACTGTTTGTAATGGACGAGCGGTGATGCTTAGTTCATCAGAAATAGCTGTGCCTACCCATGCATCTCCAAGATCGAGAGCTAATGTCTTCATCTGTTTTCCTTATGATTATAAAACTGTTTTTTTAATTACGTGTTGGTGCTTCCTGTTTAGCATCTTTTCTATAAGATGTTATTGCTGAAGTGGGTGTGTGTAAAAAATGCAAAATTGATTGAACTATACAACTGTTCTAATACGGAATCCTTGCTTTCGCAGGTATGGCAGGGTTGATATTATTTTCTCATCAAATTAACGAATATTTCAAGTAATATTTCAAATGTGACCTGCGTTTCATTAT
It includes:
- the tsaB gene encoding tRNA (adenosine(37)-N6)-threonylcarbamoyltransferase complex dimerization subunit type 1 TsaB: MNLWLCIASDYQQIHVALCNEDTIIAQQSVDKKNSNQQLLLTIDTLLKNNNSQLKDMMFIGVNLGPAPYTGLRIAIATVNGLHTATHIPLVGIDALHTFVGKHLPNEEKTTTVVLLNAFNFDIFYAIAPYGETIKSGYENIDTFLNNIKELPAQDRITFIGNGTELYAKNIKQILGNKATITDRSPYPLIDQLVQSGWQNWQENKIIELALPLYLKQLAYKNSINVK
- the ruvX gene encoding Holliday junction resolvase RuvX, translating into MKTLALDLGDAWVGTAISDELSITARPLQTVKPPHLVDFLQNLIENEPIDTIVVGYPKTMRGTESDQTKKIVAQKEKLQEQFPEIKWVLWDERLSSKQAASIKKTKNKEDKIASHSIAAAVILTSYLMFASQQ